The sequence below is a genomic window from Solea senegalensis isolate Sse05_10M unplaced genomic scaffold, IFAPA_SoseM_1 scf7180000015149, whole genome shotgun sequence.
CTCTTTTGCATGTTCTGCATGACATGACAACTACACTCCAAAATAAACAATGGGTCATTAGAAGGCAGTACACAGGTCGATTCTTACTATGGCAGTTGtcaacgttttttgtttttttccatgatcCTGTGTCTGTTTTAACAGGAGGATCACTTGACAGCAGTTACTCACAATCGCAGTCAACCTTTCTGTCGTACAGGTGAGTgctttgttgtattttcctgtgtgagtgcaccacaaaCTCATGGCCCAACTCAAATCTCAGCCTGACGGTTTACTGCTGGATGATGCATTAGATGCGATACTGTGGCCAATTTGAGTTGAGAAGCTCATAAATCTCCTGGtcctctgcctctcctctcctgcgcAGGAAAGAATGGGACGACTTGTTCCTCAACAGTAATTACCTGGCCAGGATCCGGCAGGCAGGCATCAGCGGTCGACTGAGGAGCAGCCGCTTTCGGAGCGTATGCTGGAAGGTAACTGCCAATTGGATCAAGCACTCCCATTGAGTTTGATTAAAAGGGCTTTGCCAATTTCCCTGCCTCAGAAAAGACGGCATTCCTGGCAgcttgaagacatttttttggaAGAAACAGCAACTGAGAGTTTAGTTTAGAAAGTGTCAATTTTCTGCATATTTGTCACTTCTCAGCGACATTAAATACAGAAATCCTGTGAAATGACTTGTGCGTGTGCCGTTTGCCTGCAGTTGTACCTGGAGGCTCTTCCTGAAGATAAAgggcagtggatcaacaagaCCAATCAGCTCCGAGCCCAGTATGAAAAGATC
It includes:
- the LOC122762024 gene encoding TBC1 domain family member 5-like; amino-acid sequence: MQHPNFETRHPLQTDEQQETGFDPLQNFNKNRSRGSLDSSYSQSQSTFLSYRKEWDDLFLNSNYLARIRQAGISGRLRSSRFRSVCWKLYLEALPEDKGQWINKTNQLRAQYEKIKEMVRAPLCGQRCW